From Nitrospiraceae bacterium, a single genomic window includes:
- a CDS encoding STAS domain-containing protein produces MLTVREHVRQDTKVLELSGRFDYDSKLGLEVAILGAQEIGCHHIILNFSNITWIDSMGLGQMFLWYQRMKSDRIQLSIVSPQSHVRELLEYANLHQVIPIYQSEEEAVRDSGR; encoded by the coding sequence ATGCTGACTGTCAGAGAACATGTTCGCCAGGATACAAAAGTTCTGGAGTTATCCGGTCGTTTTGATTATGACTCTAAGCTTGGGCTCGAAGTGGCTATTCTGGGTGCTCAGGAAATAGGATGCCATCATATTATTCTCAATTTCTCGAACATTACCTGGATTGACTCGATGGGTTTGGGGCAAATGTTTCTTTGGTACCAGCGAATGAAGTCCGATCGCATTCAATTGAGTATTGTAAGTCCTCAATCCCATGTAAGAGAGTTGCTGGAATATGCGAATTTGCATCAGGTGATTCCCATCTATCAGTCCGAGGAAGAGGCCGTCAGAGACAGCGGCCGTTGA
- a CDS encoding Mrp/NBP35 family ATP-binding protein — MATELNMIQPSSSSSGDVCTYMWACAICDETETCQKDREGHSRWLVAKRMERIDYKILVMSNKGGVGKSTMTTNLAISLALKGYEVGICDMDIHGPNIPKMVGAEGQKLKISTGGGIIPHQAYNLKIASMSFLLQNSDDPIIWRDAYKFEFINQLLGGVEWQDLNFLLIDLPPGTGNESVTTIDLIGDVTGCVIVSTPQEVALLDSRKSVTFARDSELPIIGIVENMSGLDCPHCHQSIELFRKGGGEASAADMGVPFLGRVPLDPEMVLQCDRGEPYALFHSDLPTADSIHGIANKVEEFCKKKDSLVKVSARPAPFKKA, encoded by the coding sequence ATGGCAACTGAACTGAATATGATTCAACCATCCTCGAGTTCGAGTGGGGATGTCTGTACCTATATGTGGGCGTGTGCCATTTGTGATGAAACCGAAACCTGTCAAAAGGACCGCGAAGGACATAGTCGCTGGCTGGTCGCAAAGCGCATGGAGCGCATTGATTACAAAATATTGGTCATGAGCAATAAGGGCGGGGTTGGAAAAAGCACGATGACCACCAATCTTGCCATTAGTTTGGCCCTTAAAGGGTATGAAGTGGGAATATGCGATATGGATATTCATGGCCCGAATATTCCAAAAATGGTGGGAGCCGAAGGGCAGAAACTTAAAATCAGTACAGGTGGCGGAATTATTCCCCATCAAGCCTATAATCTAAAAATCGCCTCAATGTCTTTTCTTTTGCAAAATTCGGATGATCCCATTATCTGGCGGGATGCGTACAAGTTTGAATTCATCAACCAGCTGTTAGGTGGAGTGGAGTGGCAGGACCTCAACTTTCTGCTAATTGACCTGCCGCCAGGGACCGGGAATGAATCGGTAACGACGATTGATCTCATCGGTGATGTCACAGGTTGCGTTATTGTATCCACTCCACAGGAAGTAGCCCTGTTAGACTCCAGAAAGTCGGTTACCTTCGCGAGGGATAGTGAGCTTCCCATCATTGGTATTGTGGAAAATATGAGCGGGTTAGATTGCCCCCATTGCCACCAATCCATTGAGTTGTTCAGAAAAGGTGGGGGTGAAGCCTCGGCCGCGGACATGGGCGTCCCCTTCCTCGGCCGTGTACCACTGGATCCGGAAATGGTTCTCCAGTGTGATCGTGGCGAACCCTATGCGCTGTTTCATTCGGATCTTCCCACGGCTGACTCCATTCATGGCATTGCAAACAAAGTGGAGGAGTTCTGTAAAAAGAAAGATTCGCTGGTGAAGGTGTCGGCGAGGCCGGCTCCATTCAAAAAGGCCTAA
- the tatC gene encoding twin-arginine translocase subunit TatC produces the protein MAKQSKIGSWFEEKVFKPLEDKKMPVMEHLQEFQWRLTRAVIVMACVFVGTFFYADTLVTWLRIPLQNYFILDSWEWMPSDLPKIPFVFLSPAEALWQNVKVAGLCAVVLSTPHWLWEVWQFVLPGLHAQERRFVGPFTAISTVAFYLGLTFCFFVVLPFALHFLISYGLASGFIAQISIANYVGFILWFMLVFGLIFEVPLALTLMAKLGWVDAPILRKYRKWAFLGSFLFAAILTPTPDPFNQCIMAIPMYFFYEVGIISAQVFGRKKTPESGDAGAPAPVSGPPAVRRPPLAPQPVGAGSGGDEEYVDVPDSGPRQ, from the coding sequence ATGGCTAAACAAAGCAAAATTGGCTCCTGGTTTGAAGAGAAAGTCTTTAAGCCACTGGAAGACAAAAAAATGCCCGTCATGGAGCATTTGCAGGAGTTCCAATGGCGACTCACACGTGCCGTCATTGTTATGGCCTGTGTTTTTGTCGGGACATTTTTTTATGCAGATACGCTTGTGACCTGGCTACGGATCCCTCTGCAAAATTATTTCATTTTAGATTCATGGGAATGGATGCCATCGGATTTGCCAAAAATTCCTTTCGTCTTCCTCTCTCCGGCTGAAGCCTTATGGCAAAATGTGAAAGTGGCCGGGTTATGTGCAGTTGTCTTGTCGACCCCTCACTGGTTGTGGGAAGTCTGGCAATTTGTCCTTCCAGGATTACATGCCCAGGAAAGACGGTTTGTCGGACCTTTCACCGCCATTAGCACGGTGGCCTTTTATTTGGGATTGACCTTCTGTTTTTTTGTCGTGTTGCCCTTCGCGTTACATTTTTTGATTTCATATGGGTTGGCATCGGGGTTTATTGCACAAATTTCTATTGCCAATTATGTGGGTTTTATCCTGTGGTTCATGTTGGTCTTTGGACTGATTTTTGAGGTTCCCCTGGCGTTGACCTTGATGGCTAAATTAGGATGGGTGGATGCTCCGATATTGCGAAAATACAGGAAATGGGCCTTTCTGGGATCCTTTCTTTTCGCGGCTATTCTGACGCCCACGCCTGATCCATTCAACCAATGTATTATGGCCATCCCCATGTATTTCTTTTATGAAGTGGGTATTATCAGTGCCCAAGTCTTTGGCAGGAAAAAAACTCCAGAAAGTGGGGATGCTGGGGCACCCGCCCCGGTCTCTGGCCCGCCGGCAGTCCGGCGTCCTCCATTAGCCCCGCAACCAGTGGGAGCCGGGTCTGGTGGGGATGAGGAATATGTTGACGTTCCTGACTCAGGTCCGCGGCAATAG
- the coaD gene encoding pantetheine-phosphate adenylyltransferase: MTIGIYPGTFDPITRGHTDVIARSLRLVEQVIVAVAPNPRKAPLFDLDERVQLAKIATSDLKGVTVEPFDGLLVNYVRRRGALAIIRGLRAVSDFEHEFQMALLNRKLDSSLETVFLMSSEEFSYLTSSMVKEVASVGGPLHHFLHPEVAEWLQGRLRRNAE; this comes from the coding sequence ATGACTATCGGCATTTATCCAGGTACATTTGATCCTATCACCCGGGGCCATACCGATGTCATTGCCCGGAGCCTCCGGCTGGTCGAGCAGGTGATCGTCGCCGTGGCTCCCAACCCTCGAAAAGCCCCTTTGTTCGACTTAGACGAGCGAGTCCAATTGGCCAAAATCGCCACAAGCGACCTCAAGGGTGTCACGGTTGAACCGTTTGACGGCTTACTGGTGAACTACGTCAGGAGGCGCGGAGCTTTGGCCATTATTCGTGGACTAAGAGCCGTGTCAGATTTCGAACATGAATTTCAAATGGCCCTGCTGAACCGAAAACTTGACTCTAGCCTGGAAACCGTCTTTTTGATGTCGAGTGAGGAATTTTCGTATCTCACCTCCAGCATGGTCAAAGAGGTCGCCTCGGTTGGCGGTCCCCTCCACCATTTCCTTCATCCCGAGGTTGCCGAATGGCTCCAGGGTCGATTACGGAGAAATGCCGAATGA
- a CDS encoding ABC transporter ATP-binding protein, which translates to MASPVVEVRNLTKRFQGFTAVDNISFDIKKGEILGLLGPNGAGKTTTIHMLLGLITPTGGNIHMFGLDLATHRETILKQVNFSSTYISMPFSLTVEENLKVIARLYELKHIQQRIDDIVKKLEMEDIRHRLTRKLSSGQMSRLTLAKAIMTEPKVLFLDEPTASLDPDIVNKIKSFLKEYQRSEGLSILYTSHNMREMEEMSDRIIFLQRGKIVAEGTASEIIQRYAQRDLEEVFLKLAREQNGP; encoded by the coding sequence ATGGCTTCCCCCGTCGTTGAAGTTCGAAATCTCACCAAGCGATTTCAGGGTTTTACCGCCGTCGATAATATTTCCTTTGACATCAAAAAAGGTGAAATACTCGGTCTCCTTGGGCCGAATGGCGCCGGCAAAACCACCACCATTCATATGTTGTTAGGGCTGATCACGCCGACCGGCGGGAACATTCATATGTTCGGACTTGATCTGGCCACACATCGGGAAACCATTCTGAAACAGGTGAATTTTTCCTCTACCTATATTTCGATGCCTTTTTCTTTAACGGTAGAGGAAAATCTCAAGGTCATTGCGAGGCTTTATGAACTCAAGCATATCCAGCAACGCATTGATGATATTGTGAAAAAGCTGGAAATGGAGGACATTCGGCATCGACTGACCAGGAAACTATCTTCAGGCCAAATGTCGAGGCTCACCCTGGCCAAAGCCATCATGACCGAACCCAAAGTGCTGTTTCTCGATGAACCCACCGCGAGTTTGGATCCTGATATCGTCAATAAAATCAAATCGTTCTTGAAAGAATATCAACGCTCGGAAGGCTTGAGTATTCTCTATACCTCACACAACATGCGGGAGATGGAGGAGATGTCCGATCGCATCATCTTCCTGCAACGGGGCAAAATTGTGGCGGAAGGTACCGCCTCCGAAATCATTCAACGCTACGCTCAACGAGATCTGGAAGAGGTCTTTTTGAAACTGGCCAGAGAGCAAAACGGTCCATGA
- a CDS encoding ABC transporter permease: MSLGRILALLSRHMYLYKRSFARLLEIFYWPFLDLVVWGFITIYLEKVGMQVHGAVTFFLGALILWDVLFRAQQGIAVSFLEEMWARNLMNLFASPLTVGEYLVATMTMSVLKVTAVGGLMMLFAWVFYSYDILQMGLSLLPFVLNLVISGWIIGVLTTSIIMRFGQQAEVLAWGMVFLFQPISCVFYPIEVLPPVLQSIAWMVPPAHIFEGMRAVLTTGSAPVTHLLWAAGLNCGFLVIIVAWFYHTFNICKERGMLVRVGE; the protein is encoded by the coding sequence ATGAGTCTCGGTCGTATCCTTGCCTTGTTGTCGCGTCATATGTATCTCTACAAGCGAAGCTTTGCCCGGTTACTGGAGATCTTTTATTGGCCGTTTTTAGATTTGGTGGTCTGGGGATTCATTACAATCTACCTGGAAAAGGTCGGCATGCAAGTGCACGGGGCCGTCACTTTTTTTCTGGGAGCGTTGATTTTGTGGGATGTGTTGTTCCGTGCACAGCAAGGCATTGCTGTCTCATTTTTGGAAGAAATGTGGGCTCGAAATTTGATGAACCTGTTTGCCAGTCCGTTAACAGTCGGAGAATATCTCGTTGCGACCATGACCATGAGTGTGCTGAAGGTTACTGCCGTGGGTGGGTTGATGATGCTTTTCGCCTGGGTGTTTTATTCCTACGACATTCTCCAGATGGGCCTTTCCTTGCTTCCCTTTGTTCTCAATCTGGTCATATCCGGCTGGATCATTGGTGTGCTTACTACCTCCATCATTATGCGCTTTGGACAGCAGGCTGAAGTGCTGGCCTGGGGTATGGTCTTCCTTTTCCAACCTATCTCATGTGTGTTTTACCCGATTGAAGTCCTTCCCCCTGTCTTGCAATCCATTGCCTGGATGGTCCCTCCTGCACATATCTTTGAAGGGATGCGTGCGGTCCTCACCACAGGAAGCGCACCGGTGACTCATTTGCTTTGGGCCGCGGGCCTCAATTGTGGCTTCCTTGTGATCATCGTGGCATGGTTCTACCATACCTTCAATATCTGTAAAGAGCGCGGTATGCTGGTTCGGGTGGGGGAATAG
- a CDS encoding NapC/NirT family cytochrome c yields the protein MGKGLTLIAATLLVLALGGAAAIPLTNQPTFCASCHTIRPSYDSWVRSSHKDVTCVDCHVRPGISGFIQDKVFAGIEDVAITVLGTPTEPHNLESHVASSVCIGCHRAILRVTEVSARDLPQPVKDVGLIMNHREHMEAFQKRGKGEGCTTCHGRVVHGTPIKGYPIVIPRGHVKLDDQPHEPDHPKDSALWKANMADCLRCHDGEQRFESEVLSNRCETCHLPDKIGGFLF from the coding sequence ATGGGAAAAGGCCTGACCCTCATTGCGGCCACACTCCTGGTGCTGGCTTTAGGAGGGGCCGCGGCTATCCCGCTGACCAATCAGCCCACCTTCTGTGCGAGTTGTCATACCATCAGACCATCCTACGATTCCTGGGTACGATCCAGTCATAAAGATGTCACCTGTGTCGATTGCCACGTCCGTCCAGGTATTTCCGGGTTTATTCAGGATAAAGTCTTTGCCGGAATAGAAGACGTCGCGATCACCGTTTTGGGAACCCCGACCGAACCGCATAACCTTGAATCCCATGTAGCTTCTTCCGTGTGCATTGGTTGTCATCGAGCCATCTTGCGGGTGACGGAAGTCTCTGCGCGTGATTTGCCCCAACCGGTCAAGGATGTCGGGCTAATCATGAATCATCGGGAACACATGGAGGCGTTTCAGAAACGCGGAAAAGGGGAGGGGTGTACGACCTGTCACGGACGGGTCGTACACGGGACGCCGATTAAAGGGTATCCCATTGTGATTCCGCGCGGGCATGTCAAACTCGATGATCAACCACATGAGCCGGATCATCCAAAAGACTCGGCGCTCTGGAAAGCGAACATGGCCGATTGTCTGCGCTGTCATGATGGGGAACAACGTTTCGAGAGTGAAGTGCTGAGCAATCGCTGTGAAACTTGTCACCTGCCCGATAAAATCGGTGGGTTTTTGTTTTGA
- a CDS encoding MogA/MoaB family molybdenum cofactor biosynthesis protein: MIRVAVVLISSKIQSGQKPDENRTPLERVLTNHQLTLLSYDVVADDRQAISSQLNTICETTAPHIILTLGGTGVRPTDWAPEATRDVIEKEIPGIGEAMRAESLKKVKTAMLSRGTAGIKGTTLIMNLPGSINGVQENLKMVLPLLEHMVEKMGSMATSS, from the coding sequence ATGATACGTGTGGCTGTGGTATTGATCAGCAGCAAAATTCAATCAGGCCAAAAACCTGATGAGAATCGAACACCTTTGGAAAGGGTCTTGACGAATCACCAATTGACCCTTTTATCCTATGATGTCGTGGCGGATGATCGTCAGGCCATTTCCAGCCAATTGAACACAATCTGTGAGACGACTGCGCCTCATATTATTTTGACTCTTGGGGGAACGGGTGTGCGACCAACAGATTGGGCGCCAGAGGCAACCAGAGATGTGATTGAAAAAGAGATACCCGGCATCGGAGAAGCCATGAGAGCTGAAAGTCTTAAAAAAGTCAAGACCGCCATGCTCTCACGCGGAACGGCTGGAATTAAGGGGACCACGCTCATTATGAATCTGCCCGGAAGCATAAACGGCGTGCAGGAAAATTTGAAAATGGTCCTACCGCTTTTAGAGCATATGGTGGAGAAAATGGGCAGTATGGCCACGTCGTCATGA
- the mobB gene encoding molybdopterin-guanine dinucleotide biosynthesis protein B has translation MTPPILGFVGRSNSGKTTLIERLIPELTHAGYRVATIKHAGHGFDLDTEGKDSWRHKRAGASTVIVLSKGSLAMFADVPEELPVDQVRDRFIKGEIDLIIAEGWKSHGFPKVIVVREQLQEVDVSLDGLLAVASMKRIECSAPWFDRDDVQGLAQLIMKKFPLQRDS, from the coding sequence ATGACACCTCCCATTTTGGGTTTTGTTGGCCGCTCCAACAGTGGCAAAACGACCTTGATTGAACGGCTTATTCCGGAGCTGACTCACGCGGGTTATCGAGTGGCCACCATCAAGCATGCGGGGCATGGGTTCGATCTCGATACTGAAGGCAAAGACAGTTGGCGCCACAAACGCGCAGGGGCCAGTACGGTCATTGTCTTGTCCAAGGGTAGCCTGGCCATGTTTGCTGATGTTCCGGAAGAACTTCCTGTCGATCAAGTGCGGGACCGATTCATCAAGGGAGAAATCGATTTAATTATTGCCGAAGGCTGGAAAAGCCACGGGTTTCCGAAAGTCATCGTTGTGCGCGAGCAGCTACAAGAAGTAGATGTGTCATTAGATGGTTTATTGGCCGTGGCTTCAATGAAACGTATTGAATGCTCGGCCCCATGGTTTGATCGGGATGACGTCCAAGGGCTGGCGCAACTGATCATGAAAAAGTTCCCGCTGCAAAGGGATTCGTAA
- a CDS encoding Do family serine endopeptidase: MVGGFWGNGWFVPAQTQAAIPGAFIEGFSEIVEKVGPAVVNVAVTGGGGPSRGLPPGPFGGPPGGGPPGGGPGGPPGGGPGGPPGMSAGSGVIIDSRGYILTNNHVVEDASDIKVSFHDGREMSATVVGTDPKTDLAVIKVKVDNGPLPSVAWGEYESLRVGDVVLALGSPFGLRNTVSLGIISALGRGSVGITEYEDFIQTDAAINPGNSGGALVNMKGELIGINTAIFSRTGGSEGVGFAIAVSIAKDIAASLIETGKVVRGWMGVAIQELTPALAQSFQLPEGRQGGVLISEVHEDGPSAKAGLQRGDVILEYGGEAVKDVNHLRNIVARTKVGKKKEIKVLREGKETMLTLELGERPSDQALAKTGPVEEEKAPAMAKLDNVLSGMTVAAISGESRSEFNIPEQIKGVVVSKVESGSAVEAAGIQVGDVIQEVSRQSVKTIDDFKQIASKIAKDELAVLLVNRRGNNLFIAVNPQ, from the coding sequence ATGGTCGGTGGATTTTGGGGAAACGGGTGGTTTGTTCCCGCCCAGACGCAAGCGGCTATACCCGGAGCGTTTATTGAGGGTTTTTCAGAAATTGTTGAAAAAGTAGGACCGGCGGTTGTCAACGTGGCGGTGACTGGTGGGGGTGGACCATCTAGAGGCCTACCTCCCGGACCGTTTGGTGGGCCTCCTGGCGGAGGACCCCCTGGTGGTGGTCCCGGAGGACCTCCCGGTGGTGGTCCCGGCGGCCCTCCAGGAATGAGTGCCGGGTCCGGAGTGATTATTGATTCTCGGGGGTATATTCTGACAAATAACCACGTCGTGGAAGATGCAAGTGACATCAAGGTGTCTTTTCATGATGGACGAGAGATGTCCGCAACTGTTGTCGGGACTGATCCGAAAACCGATCTGGCGGTCATTAAAGTCAAAGTTGACAATGGCCCACTCCCTTCAGTGGCCTGGGGAGAATATGAATCCCTTCGTGTTGGGGATGTGGTACTAGCTCTTGGAAGCCCCTTCGGGTTGCGCAATACCGTGTCTCTGGGAATTATCAGTGCCCTTGGTCGGGGTAGTGTCGGAATTACGGAATATGAAGACTTCATTCAAACGGATGCGGCGATTAACCCGGGAAATTCCGGTGGAGCCCTGGTGAATATGAAAGGGGAGCTTATCGGGATCAACACGGCCATTTTCTCCAGGACGGGTGGTTCCGAAGGTGTGGGATTTGCGATCGCAGTCAGTATTGCGAAGGATATTGCCGCAAGCCTGATCGAAACCGGGAAGGTAGTTAGAGGATGGATGGGAGTGGCCATTCAGGAATTAACGCCTGCGTTAGCACAATCATTCCAATTACCTGAAGGTCGACAGGGCGGGGTATTAATCAGTGAAGTACATGAAGACGGTCCTTCCGCGAAGGCCGGACTTCAACGGGGTGATGTCATCCTTGAATACGGCGGAGAAGCTGTCAAGGACGTCAATCACCTTCGTAACATTGTTGCCCGAACAAAGGTCGGAAAGAAAAAAGAAATTAAAGTATTGCGGGAAGGCAAAGAGACCATGCTGACCTTGGAACTGGGAGAACGGCCATCCGATCAAGCACTGGCCAAGACTGGGCCGGTGGAAGAAGAGAAAGCTCCGGCTATGGCCAAACTGGATAACGTATTGTCGGGAATGACCGTCGCGGCGATTAGCGGGGAAAGCCGGAGTGAATTCAATATTCCTGAACAAATCAAAGGTGTAGTCGTCTCGAAAGTCGAATCGGGCAGCGCCGTTGAGGCTGCGGGTATTCAAGTTGGTGACGTCATTCAAGAAGTGAGTCGCCAAAGCGTGAAAACCATTGACGACTTCAAGCAGATTGCGTCAAAAATTGCCAAAGATGAGTTAGCCGTTTTGTTAGTCAACCGGCGCGGCAATAATCTGTTTATTGCAGTGAATCCACAATAA
- a CDS encoding pyridoxal phosphate-dependent aminotransferase — protein sequence MNLAARTTRITPSPTLQLSATVKALVAQGQQVFDFTAGEPSLDSPEEAKEAAYQAIRSGFTKYTAVTGIDDLKEAIIEKFQRDQGLTYSRSQILVSCGAKHTLFNLALALFEAGDEVIIPAPYWVSYPEQILVADAKPVFLRTSESSGYAIDVKALESVVTDRTKAIILNSPCNPTGSMYDRETLEGIARIALQHDLLIISDEIYEKMVYDRHQHHSIASLGADIAKNTIIVNGVSKTYSMTGWRIGYAAGPETLIKAMGDIQSQSTSNPSSISQKAAIGAIRGADAFIQHMVKELDIRRKAIVEGLNRIPGIHCPMPAGAFYAFPSVAQLLGRRFQGESLPTPLAFANFFLKEAQVACVPGEPFGSSTHLRFSYTGTLEVIEEGLQRLTEAVAKLE from the coding sequence ATGAACCTTGCCGCGCGAACGACTCGCATTACCCCCTCCCCCACGTTGCAACTCTCCGCAACAGTGAAAGCTCTGGTCGCGCAAGGGCAGCAGGTCTTCGATTTTACTGCGGGAGAACCCTCCCTGGATTCTCCTGAAGAGGCTAAAGAGGCCGCCTATCAAGCCATTCGCTCCGGTTTCACCAAGTATACGGCTGTCACCGGCATTGATGATCTCAAAGAGGCCATCATTGAAAAATTTCAACGTGATCAGGGGCTGACCTACTCAAGGTCGCAAATCCTGGTATCGTGTGGAGCCAAACACACCTTATTCAATCTCGCATTGGCCTTGTTTGAGGCCGGAGATGAAGTCATTATACCCGCACCCTATTGGGTCTCTTATCCTGAACAAATCCTCGTGGCAGATGCCAAGCCCGTCTTTCTTCGGACTTCCGAGTCGTCCGGCTATGCTATTGACGTAAAGGCGCTGGAATCCGTAGTCACGGATCGCACCAAGGCGATCATTCTCAATTCTCCGTGTAATCCGACCGGGAGCATGTATGACCGGGAAACTTTAGAAGGTATTGCCCGGATAGCGCTCCAACATGATCTGCTCATCATTTCTGATGAAATTTATGAAAAGATGGTTTACGACCGGCACCAACACCATAGCATCGCTTCACTCGGAGCAGACATTGCCAAGAACACCATCATTGTCAATGGGGTGTCAAAAACCTATTCCATGACGGGATGGCGGATTGGCTATGCCGCTGGACCCGAGACGCTGATTAAGGCCATGGGTGACATCCAAAGCCAAAGCACATCAAACCCCAGCTCCATCTCTCAAAAGGCAGCAATTGGGGCCATCCGCGGGGCAGATGCGTTTATTCAACACATGGTGAAGGAGTTGGATATCCGGCGAAAGGCCATTGTCGAGGGGTTAAATCGGATCCCGGGTATTCACTGTCCTATGCCTGCAGGCGCCTTCTATGCTTTCCCGAGTGTTGCTCAACTCCTGGGCCGCCGATTCCAGGGAGAATCCTTGCCCACACCGCTGGCTTTTGCCAATTTTTTTCTCAAAGAAGCGCAAGTCGCGTGCGTCCCAGGTGAACCGTTCGGCAGTTCCACGCATCTGCGGTTTTCCTATACTGGAACCTTGGAGGTCATTGAGGAGGGCTTGCAACGCCTTACCGAGGCCGTGGCTAAACTTGAGTAG
- a CDS encoding molybdopterin molybdotransferase MoeA, with translation MDQLTLLTSAQQTVLDAAHPLGCEKIGLLDSLGRVLGEDILAPRSNPPWDNSAMDGFAVRWADIKQDYAITRIPELTIVEDVAAGAVATKTVGPGEAIRIMTGAPMPAGADTVVRVEYTEPSGTKVRIMKTEAGQGSNIRPKGEDVTEGECIIPKGTQLRSGEIGMLAILAKSFVLVSQRPRVAILSTGDELADLDESFDEHKIVNSNSYGIAAAVQESGGIPVLLGIAKDNPDSLKDKIRQGLTCDILVLSGGVSMGDYDFTKPVFAELGADMNFWKLAIRPGQPVAFGKIQGKLAFGLPGNPVSSMVTFDQLVRPAMLKMGGHRKWERPVVKAIFQETFSKHPDRRHFLRGILQQENGVLTVRTTGGQGSGILTSMVKANGFIDVPEEVESLKPGDWVNVQLLSRNF, from the coding sequence ATGGATCAGCTTACTTTGTTAACTTCCGCCCAACAAACTGTCCTGGATGCGGCGCATCCCTTAGGCTGTGAAAAAATCGGGCTCCTTGATTCCCTCGGCAGGGTTTTGGGAGAAGACATTCTCGCCCCACGATCCAATCCTCCATGGGACAATTCGGCGATGGATGGCTTTGCCGTCCGGTGGGCCGACATTAAGCAGGACTATGCCATTACTCGAATTCCGGAATTGACTATTGTGGAAGATGTCGCAGCAGGAGCTGTGGCTACGAAAACCGTCGGCCCAGGCGAAGCGATTCGAATTATGACCGGAGCCCCCATGCCGGCCGGAGCAGATACTGTCGTGAGGGTGGAATACACGGAGCCTTCAGGGACGAAGGTGCGAATCATGAAGACTGAAGCCGGTCAGGGTTCCAACATCAGACCAAAAGGGGAAGATGTGACGGAAGGAGAGTGTATCATTCCAAAAGGGACCCAACTGCGTTCCGGGGAAATCGGCATGTTGGCCATTCTGGCCAAATCTTTTGTCCTTGTGTCGCAGCGTCCTCGAGTGGCCATCCTTTCTACAGGAGATGAATTGGCGGATCTGGATGAATCATTTGATGAGCATAAAATCGTAAATTCCAACAGCTATGGCATTGCTGCTGCGGTTCAAGAGTCGGGAGGAATCCCTGTCCTCTTGGGAATTGCCAAAGACAACCCTGATTCCTTAAAAGACAAAATCCGACAGGGGCTCACCTGCGATATTTTGGTATTATCGGGTGGAGTCTCCATGGGAGATTATGACTTTACCAAGCCGGTGTTTGCCGAACTCGGTGCAGACATGAATTTCTGGAAATTAGCGATTCGCCCCGGACAGCCGGTAGCCTTTGGTAAAATCCAAGGAAAGTTGGCGTTTGGCTTGCCGGGGAATCCCGTTTCTTCAATGGTTACCTTTGATCAACTCGTGCGACCAGCCATGTTGAAAATGGGCGGACATCGAAAGTGGGAACGACCGGTTGTGAAAGCCATTTTTCAAGAAACATTCTCCAAACATCCCGACCGGCGGCATTTCCTCCGCGGCATTCTTCAACAGGAAAATGGGGTCCTCACGGTCCGGACGACCGGTGGCCAGGGGTCCGGCATCCTCACCTCAATGGTGAAAGCGAATGGATTCATTGATGTACCGGAAGAGGTCGAATCTCTGAAGCCGGGCGATTGGGTAAACGTCCAACTATTATCACGAAATTTTTAA
- a CDS encoding OmpH family outer membrane protein, protein MKKMCVNGLTKLVGVLFITGICILSLTSEQQVLAAGKDSFRVGVLDPQTVIEKSKAGSRALAALKEHAQARETVMKNDQKELESLQEELKAAESNSKMSEEEQKRKQERFAQKYQAWQKQGQDFQNELGQKQKDLVQEYMKKIEEATSAVAARHGFDVVIDKGSENTLKIVLYNRDGLDLTNEVVKEFDRRFK, encoded by the coding sequence ATGAAGAAGATGTGTGTGAATGGTTTGACAAAACTTGTTGGGGTCCTATTCATCACCGGTATCTGTATCCTGAGTCTGACTTCGGAACAGCAGGTCCTTGCCGCTGGAAAAGATTCCTTCCGCGTCGGTGTCCTTGATCCCCAGACCGTGATTGAAAAGTCAAAGGCGGGAAGCCGCGCCTTGGCGGCCTTGAAGGAACATGCCCAAGCCAGAGAAACCGTGATGAAAAATGATCAAAAAGAATTGGAGAGTCTTCAGGAAGAACTCAAAGCCGCAGAGTCCAACTCCAAAATGAGTGAGGAAGAACAAAAACGCAAACAAGAACGGTTTGCGCAAAAATATCAAGCCTGGCAAAAGCAAGGTCAGGATTTCCAGAATGAACTCGGGCAAAAACAAAAAGACCTGGTTCAGGAATACATGAAGAAAATCGAAGAAGCCACAAGTGCCGTGGCCGCACGCCATGGCTTTGATGTGGTCATTGATAAAGGTAGTGAAAACACGCTAAAAATTGTGCTGTACAATAGAGATGGGTTAGATCTCACAAATGAAGTCGTGAAAGAATTTGACCGTCGATTTAAATAA